In Pongo pygmaeus isolate AG05252 chromosome 13, NHGRI_mPonPyg2-v2.0_pri, whole genome shotgun sequence, one genomic interval encodes:
- the LOC129044591 gene encoding spermatogenesis-associated protein 31A6 isoform X2 gives MKNHSLRACRECPRGLEETCDLLSQLQSLLGPHLHKGDFGQLSGPDPPGEVGKRAPDGASRSSHEPMEDAAPILSPLASPDPRAKHPQDLASTPSPGPMTTSVSSLSASQPPEPSLPLERPSPEPPALFPHPPHTPDPLACSPPPPKGFTAPPLRDSTLITPSHCDSVALPPGTVPQSLSTHEDLVASVPAVSGLGSSNSHVSASSWWQETTRTWCALNSSVQQDHLSRHLPETCQMKAGNPFLLSSDGQNVVGIQVTETTKVNIWEEKENDGSFTNQMTPEKHLNSLGNLVKSLGAEQDTTTPKPFWNMGENSKQLPGPQKLSDPRLLQESFQKNYSQLFWGLPSLHSESLVANAWVTDMSYTLQSPPFLFNEMSNVCPIQRQTTMSRLLFQAQPLSHLGPKSQPFISSTPQFQPTPVAQADGQAHLQSSFPVLSPAFPSPIRNTGIACPALQNKVQALSLPETQHPEWPLLRKQLEDRLALPSRVQKSQDVFSVSTPNLPQESLTSILPENFPISPELRRQLEQHIKKWIIQHEGNLGRIQESLDLMQLRDESPGTSQAKGKPRPWQSSRSTGESSKEAQKVKFQLERDLCPHLGQVLGETPQNLSRGMESFPGKVLGVTSEESERNLRKPLRSNLGSDLLRCTEKTHIENILKAHMDRKLGQTNEGLIPVSVRRSWLAVDQAFPVSDTHVKTSNLAAPKSGKACVNTAKVLSFLEPCTQQVLGAHIVRFWAKHRWGLPLRVLKPIQCFKLEKVSSLSLTQLAGPSSATCESGAGSEVEVATFLRKPPMASLRKQVLTEASVHMPESLLASSPACKQFQRAPRGIPSWNDHGPLKAPPAGQEGRRPSKPLTYSFTGSTQQSRSLGAQSSKPGETREAVPQCRVPLETCMLANLQATSEDVHGFEAPGTSKSSLPPRVSVSQDPRKLRLMEEVVSEFEPGMATKSKTQPQVCAAVALLPDGQASVVPHASENLASQVPQGHLQSMPTGNMRASQELRDLMAARRSNLGHKEPRNPNCQGSCKSQRPMFPPTRKSENSRKPNLEKHEERLEGLRTPQLTPVRKKEDTHQDEGVQLLPSKSHFGENIKQFFQWIFSKKTSKPAPVTAESQKTVKNSSCVYSSSAEAQGLMTAVGQMLEEKMSLCHARHASKVNQHKQEFQAPVCGFPCNHRHLFYSEHSRILSYAASSQQAPLKSQGCPNRGRQIRDQQLKSVRCNNEQWGLRHPQLLHPKKAVSPVSPPKHWPKTSGASSHHHHCPRHCLLWEGI, from the exons ATGAAAAACCACAGTCTGAGAG CTTGTAGAGAGTGCCCGAGAGGCCTGGAAGAGACTTGTGACCTGCTTTCACAACTGCAGAG CCTCCTGGGGCCACACCTTCACAAAGGTGACTTTGGTCAGCTCTCCGGTCCAGACCCCCCAGGTGAGGTGGGCAAAAGAGCACCTGATGGAGCCTCCCGGTCTTCTCATGAGCCTATGGAAGATGCTGCTCCCATTCTCTCCCCGTTAGCTTCCCCGGATCCTCGAGCCAAGCATCCTCAGGATCTGGCCTCCACCCCATCACCAGGCCCAATGaccacctcagtctcctcccTAAGTGCCTCCCAGCCACCAGAACCTTCCCTTCCCCTAGAACGCCCCTCACCCGAGCCACCTGCACTTTTCCCTCACCCACCACACACCCCTGATCCTTTGGCCTGCTCTCCGCCTCCTCCAAAAGGCTTCACTGCTCCTCCCCTGCGGGACTCCACACTCATAACTCCATCTCACTGTGACTCAGTGGCACTTCCACCGGGCACCGTCCCTCAAAGCTTGTCTACACATGAGGATTTGGTGGCTTCTGTCCCAGCCGTCTCAGGCCTTGGCAGCTCAAACAGTCATGTTTCTGCCTCCTCCTGGTGGCAGGAGACTACCAGAACCTGGTGCGCCCTCAACTCGTCAGTCCAGCAAGATCATCTTTCGCGCCACCTACCAGAGACCTGTCAGATGAAAGCTGGTAACCCGTTTTTGCTCAGCTCTGATGGCCAGAATGTCGTGGGGATACAAGTCACAGAAACAACCAAGGTCAacatttgggaagaaaaagaaaatgatggatCATTTACAAACCAAATGACCCCAGAAAAGCACTTAAATTCTTTGGGGAATTTGGTTAAATCTTTGGGTGCTGAGCAGGACACCACAACCCCAAAACCCTTCTGGAACATGGGAGAGAACTCGAAACAGCTGCCCGGACCTCAGAAGCTCTCAGATCCTAGGCTCTTGCAGGAAAGTTTTCAGAAGAATTATAGCCAGCTTTTCTGGGGCCTCCCCTCTCTGCACAGCGAGTCCCTGGTGGCTAATGCCTGGGTAACTGACATGTCTTATACTTTACAGTCTCCTCCTTTCTTGTTCAATGAAATGTCCAATGTCTGCCCAATTCAAAGGCAGACTACAATGTCCCGACTGCTtttccaggcccagcccctgtcCCATCTGGGGCCCAAGTCCCAACCCTTTATTTCATCCACACCCCAATTCCAGCCCACACCTGTGGCTCAGGCCGATGGTCAGGCCCATCTTCAATCCTCTTTCCCAGTCCTATCTCCTGCTTTTCCATCCCCGATTAGGAACACTGGAATAGCTTGCCCTGCATTGCAGAATAAAGTGCAAGCTCTCTCACTACCTGAAACTCAGCACCCTGAATGGCCTTTGTTGAGGAAACAACTAGAAGATAGGTTGGCTTTACCCTCTAGGGTCCAAAAATCTCAGGACGTCTTTAGTGTCTCCACTCCTAACCTTCCCCAGGAAAGCTTGACATCCATTCTGCCTGAGAACTTTCCAATCAGTCCTGAACTCCGAAGACAACTGGAGCAACACATAAAAAAGTGGATCATCCAACATGAGGGCAACCTGGGAAGGATCCAAGAGTCTCTGGATCTGATGCAGCTTCGGGACGAATCACCAGGGACAAGTCAGGCCAAGGGCAAACCCAGGCCCTGGCAGTCCTCCAGGTCCACAGGTGAAAGCAGCAAGGAGGCACAGAAGGTGAAGTTCCAGCTAGAGAGGGACCTGTGCCCACATCTGGGGCAAGTTCTGGGTGAGACCCCACAAAATCTATCCAGGGGCATGGAAAGCTTCCCAGGGAAGGTTCTGGGGGTGACTTCTGAGGAGTCGGAAAGGAACTTGAGGAAGCCCTTGAGGAGCAACTTGGGAAGTGACTTATTAAGATGCACAGAGAAGACTCATATAGAAAACATTCTGAAAGCCCACATGGACAGGAAGTTGGGCCAGACCAACGAGGGCTTGATCCCCGTAAGTGTGCGTCGATCCTGGCTTGCTGTTGACCAGGCTTTTCCCGTGTCCGACACCCACGTGAAAACCAGCAATCTAGCAGCCCCGAAAAGTGGGAAAGCCTGTGTGAACACGGCCAAGGTGCTTTCCTTCCTCGAACCGTGTACTCAGCAGGTGCTGGGAGCCCATATTGTGAGGTTTTGGGCCAAACACAGGTGGGGTCTACCCCTCAGGGTCCTCAAGCCCATTCAGTGCTTTAAACTGGAAAAGGTTTCATCCTTGTCCCTAACACAGCTTGCCGGTCCCTCCTCAGCCACCTGTGAATCTGGGGCTGGCTCAGAAGTTGAGGTGGCCACATTCCTTAGAAAGCCACCAATGGCAAGTCTGAGAAAGCAGGTGCTGACCGAAGCATCTGTTCACATGCCAGAGAGTCTTCTGGCCTCCTCACCTGCATGTAAGCAGTTCCAGAGGGCCCCGCGAGGAATCCCATCTTGGAATGATCATGGGCCCTTGAAGGCTCCTCCAGCtggacaggagggcaggaggccATCTAAGCCCCTCACATACAGCTTCACAGGCAGCACACAGCAGAGCAGGAGCTTAGGAGCCCAATCTTCAAAGCCTGGAGAGACAAGGGAGGCAGTGCCACAATGCAGAGTCCCCTTGGAAACCTGTATGCTGGCAAACCTCCAAGCCACAAGTGAGGATGTGCATGGTTTCGAGGCTCCAGGGACCAGCAAAAGCTCTCTACCCCCTAGAGTGTCTGTCTCCCAAGATCCAAGAAAGCTGCGTCTTATGGAGGAGGTTGTTAGTGAATTTGAGCCTGGAATGGCCACAAAGTCAAAGACCCAGCCTCAAGTTTGTGCCGCTGTTGCGCTCCTTCCAGATGGGCAAGCATCTGTTGTGCCTCATGCTTCAGAGAATTTGGCTTCTCAAGTGCCCCAGGGCCATCTCCAGAGCATGCCTACTGGGAACATGCGGGCATCCCAGGAGCTACGTGACCTCATGGCAGCCAGAAGGAGCAATCTGGGGCACAAGGAGCCCAGGAACCCAAACTGTCAAGGCTCATGCAAGAGCCAAAGGCCAATGTTTCCCCCTACTCGCAAGAGTGAGAACTCTAGGAAGCCCAACttagaaaaacatgaagaaaggCTTGAAGGATTGAGGACTCCTCAACTTACCCCAGTCAGGAAAAAAGAAGACACCCATCAGGATGAAGGCGTCCAGCTACTGCCATCAAAAAGCCACTTTGGAGAAAACATCAAGCAATTTTTTCAGtggattttttcaaagaaaacaagCAAGCCGGCACCAGTCACTGCTGAGAgccaaaaaacagtaaaaaacagTTCATGTGTGTACAGCAGCAGTGCTGAAGCTCAGGGTCTCATGACAGCAGTTGGACAAATGCTGGAGGAGAAAATGTCACTTTGCCATGCGCGCCATGCCTCGAAGGTAAATCAGCACAAACAGGAGTTTCAAGCCCCAGTCTGTGGGTTTCCCTGCAACCACAGGCACCTTTTCtactcagaacacagcagaatACTGAGCTATGCAGCCAGCAGTCAACAAGCCCCTCTCAAGAGCCAGGGTTGTCCCAACAGAGGCAGGCAAATCAGAGATCAACAGCTGAAAAGTGTCCGGTGCAACAATGAGCAATGGGGCCTGCGACATCCCCAACTCTTGCACCCCAAGAAAGCTGTATCCCCAGTCAGTCCCCCTAAGCACTGGCCGAAGACATCCGGTGCCTCTagccaccatcaccactgtccaaGGCACTGTCTTCTTTGGGAAGGTATCTGA